One Helianthus annuus cultivar XRQ/B chromosome 7, HanXRQr2.0-SUNRISE, whole genome shotgun sequence genomic region harbors:
- the LOC110885664 gene encoding caffeoyl-CoA O-methyltransferase, translating into MAATGETQPAKHQEVGHKSLLQSDALYQYILETSVYPREPQPMKELREVTAKHPWNLMTTSADEGQFLNLLLKLINAKNTMEIGVYTGYSLLSTALALPEDGKILALDINRENYEIGLPIIEKAGVAHKIDFREGPALPLLDQMVEDEKCHGSFDFIFVDADKDNYLNYHKRLIDLVKIGGVIGYDNTLWNGSLVAPPDAPLRKYVRYYRDFVLELNKALAIDPRVEICQLPVGDGISLCRRIS; encoded by the exons ATGGCTGCTACTGGAGAAACTCAACCTGCGAAACACCAAGAAGTTGGCCACAAAAGCCTCCTTCAAAGTGATGCTCTTTACCAATACATTCTTGAAACCAGCGTGTACCCCAGAGAACCACAACCCATGAAAGAGCTACGTGAGGTCACTGCTAAACACCCTTG GAATCTTATGACTACATCTGCTGATGAAGGACAGTTTTTGAACTTGCTTCTTAAACTTATAAATGCTAAGAACACGATGGAGATTGGTGTGTACACCGGTTATTCCCTTCTTTCTACGGCCCTTGCTCTCCCAGAAGATGGAAAGATATTGGCTTTGGATATAAACCGTGAGAATTATGAAATCGGTCTTCCCATTATTGAGAAAGCCGGTGTTGCTCACAAGATTGACTTTAGAGAAGGTCCTGCTCTTCCTCTTCTTGACCAAATGGTCGAAGAT GAAAAATGTCATGGATCATTTGACTTTATTTTTGTGGACGCTGATAAAGATAACTATCTTAATTATCATAAAAGATTAATAGATTTAGTCAAAATCGGGGGAGTGATTGGCTACGATAACACCCTTTGGAATGGGTCTTTGGTTGCACCACCAGATGCTCCACTTAGAAAGTATGTTAGGTATTACAGAGATTTCGTGTTAGAGCTCAACAAAGCCTTAGCAATTGACCCAAGAGTAGAGATTTGTCAGCTTCCGGTGGGTGATGGAATCAGTCTTTGTCGCCGTATAAGCTAG